One genomic region from Leptolyngbyaceae cyanobacterium JSC-12 encodes:
- a CDS encoding uracil phosphoribosyltransferase (IMG reference gene:2510095592~TIGRFAM: uracil phosphoribosyltransferase), with the protein MHHLIRWGREYDDSNFDRILATAMTFQMRVYVPPHPLIKHWLAIARDATTPSAIFRTAMTELGRWLTYEAVRDWLPTKDATVTSPLAPCPATFIDSEVPLVLIPVLRAGLALLDGAQSLLPLASVYHLGFVRNEETLEASCYLNKLPERFDPQSRVLIPEPMLATGGTITAVMSELTNRGVKPENIRIIAVVAAPPALQKLSVAYPSLSIYTAAIDEQVNERGFIVPGLGDAGDRTFGT; encoded by the coding sequence ATGCATCACTTAATCCGCTGGGGAAGAGAGTATGATGATTCAAATTTCGATAGAATCCTGGCAACGGCTATGACTTTCCAAATGCGGGTTTATGTACCGCCCCATCCCTTAATTAAGCATTGGCTCGCGATCGCTCGCGATGCTACTACCCCTTCAGCTATCTTCCGCACGGCGATGACAGAATTGGGGCGCTGGCTCACCTACGAAGCAGTTCGAGACTGGCTCCCTACTAAAGATGCGACAGTCACGAGTCCACTCGCTCCCTGCCCTGCAACGTTCATAGACTCTGAGGTGCCGCTCGTGCTCATTCCTGTGTTACGAGCTGGTTTAGCATTGTTGGATGGGGCACAATCATTGTTGCCGCTGGCATCGGTGTATCATCTTGGTTTTGTGCGGAATGAAGAGACTTTGGAAGCGAGTTGCTATCTTAATAAGCTGCCAGAAAGGTTTGATCCTCAAAGTCGAGTGCTGATTCCTGAACCGATGTTGGCAACAGGAGGAACAATTACAGCCGTGATGAGCGAATTAACGAACCGGGGCGTAAAGCCTGAAAATATTCGCATTATTGCTGTTGTGGCTGCTCCTCCGGCTTTACAGAAATTGAGTGTTGCTTACCCAAGTTTAAGCATTTACACTGCGGCGATTGATGAACAGGTGAATGAGCGGGGATTTATTGTGCCAGGACTCGGAGATGCGGGCGATCGCACCTTTGGCACCTGA